In the genome of Bacillus sp. Marseille-P3661, one region contains:
- a CDS encoding AEC family transporter, giving the protein MDYSVLLVTIMRLAVLLGIGMFLTYKISFSADVRKFMIFVIINIALPAIILHGFLQVEIDDHLMQQIVMIFIFSLIFNLAGLLLGYIFGKSIGLDSLKARETGFLAIFGNTGLIGIPFCAALFGAKGAVFAAVFDAGMSLTLWTVGALMIRGKTKLTLNNLKSMISVPNVAVVIGLTITVFQINPGFFIKDVTATLAGASSPLAMFYIGMLTMTIIREKKKISAKLIAIPVTFKLLIFPLLGVIALSMLSLSNEVEQVLLVEMAMPAVTSASIILALYNADENYGVMNTLFTNLLSLLTIPLIFFIGSIWI; this is encoded by the coding sequence ATGGATTATTCTGTATTATTAGTAACGATTATGAGATTAGCAGTTTTATTAGGAATAGGTATGTTTTTAACTTATAAAATTTCGTTTTCAGCTGATGTAAGAAAGTTCATGATCTTTGTTATTATTAATATTGCATTACCAGCTATTATTTTACACGGATTTCTACAAGTGGAAATTGACGATCATTTAATGCAGCAGATCGTTATGATCTTTATATTTTCTTTAATCTTTAATTTAGCCGGTTTATTATTAGGTTATATTTTTGGAAAGTCTATAGGATTAGATTCACTTAAGGCCCGTGAGACAGGTTTCTTAGCCATTTTTGGAAATACTGGATTAATTGGTATTCCATTTTGTGCAGCCTTATTTGGTGCAAAAGGAGCTGTTTTTGCTGCTGTATTTGATGCAGGGATGTCTTTAACCCTTTGGACAGTGGGGGCGTTAATGATCCGCGGGAAGACTAAACTCACGCTAAACAATCTAAAATCGATGATTTCAGTTCCTAATGTAGCAGTTGTAATCGGTTTAACGATTACTGTTTTTCAAATTAATCCGGGTTTCTTTATTAAGGACGTAACTGCTACACTTGCAGGTGCATCTAGCCCGTTAGCAATGTTTTATATCGGAATGTTAACGATGACCATAATTAGGGAAAAGAAAAAGATATCAGCTAAACTCATTGCAATTCCCGTGACATTTAAACTACTTATTTTTCCATTGCTAGGTGTCATTGCACTTTCTATGCTATCGTTATCCAACGAAGTTGAACAAGTATTACTAGTTGAGATGGCAATGCCGGCAGTTACATCTGCATCAATCATTTTAGCGCTCTATAATGCCGATGAAAATTACGGGGTTATGAACACATTATTTACGAACCTACTATCTCTTTTAACAATACCTCTAATTTTCTTTATCGGTAGTATTTGGATATAG